In Oreochromis niloticus isolate F11D_XX linkage group LG18, O_niloticus_UMD_NMBU, whole genome shotgun sequence, one genomic interval encodes:
- the LOC100692123 gene encoding angiomotin-like 2a encodes MSSTEESSGNVLHRLIQEQLRYGNPTDTRTLLAIQQQALRGGSGSNSGPSSGGEMSSSPQSSLESLTQEDPLYPQLSARQEPQGQEHQGDYHHSESGYQLHGEKLPTYEQAKAQSQYMAWQLHEGKLLHEGVFHEEADLMALKCSHVRSLSEHRMQISLERKDAAAKAEAIKITSHSYPELPYYSPQCYQGLGPNMDKCNPPPEYSAPIQGQGFIPHQVQESVQPQQHRYVQSGQPAEPPCYDTFNSLPPAGLEEPNQVELLLMENERLRQELEAHREKSGRIQKLEQEIQRISEAHETLREASNKRENLEQTLRRRLVAEVRRLQDFNRDLRENLENARTHVAKEVKAADHNQNIMAKLLEQNEEQNAERERMERELQRLRSTAEEQNLRAKRLEEALEAARGRGRQLEEELRRKRAYVEKVERLQSALAQLQSTCEKRESLEMKLRTRLEQELRSLRAQQRQSQPPGMTMNSLQERLREREERILALEADVVRWEQKYLEESTMRQFAMEVAATAAAQRDTTIINHSPCHSSNNSFNEDLPVADHRNQEMENRIRALYAQILEKDAVIKILNQRLHQDQGRKDEQSPPANLLNAAGATLRPASSTPSISPTKSNTKTRGKSLSDDQTLPSRQFSAQSEPGTLERQEEGTKTKEAATTTKLNSDKAAPKKLLLNPFRGLDELDSEAVEIFI; translated from the exons ATGTCGTCCACCGAGGAGTCGTCTGGCAACGTCCTGCATCGGCTCATCCAGGAGCAGCTCCGCTACGGAAACCCCACAGACACCCGTACCTTATTAGCCATCCAGCAGCAGGCCCTGCGGGGAGGCAGTGGAAGCAACAGTGGACCCAGCAGTGGGGGCGAAATGAGCAGTAGCCCACAATCTTCTTTGGAGAGTCTCACCCAGGAGGACCCTCTGTACCCTCAGCTCTCTGCAAGGCAGGAACCGCAGGGCCAAGAGCACCAGGGAGACTACCATCACTCAGAAAGTGGCTACCAGCTGCATGGGGAGAAGCTGCCAACTTATGAGCAGGCCAAGGCTCAGTCTCAGTACATGGCCTGGCAGCTCCATGAGGGAAAGCTTCTGCATGAGGGGGTCTTCCACGAAGAGGCTGATCTGATGGCGCTAAAGTGCAGCCATGTGCGGTCTCTCAGCGAGCATCGCATGCAGATATCTCTGGAGAGGAAAGACGCAGCAGCTAAAGCAGAGGCCATAAAGATTACCTCTCACAGCTACCCTGAGCTTCCTTACTACAGCCCGCAATGCTACCAGGGCCTGGGGCCAAACATGGACAAATGCAACCCACCCCCAGAGTACTCAGCCCCCATCCAGGGCCAAGGATTTATCCCTCACCAGGTCCAGGAGTCAGTGCAACCTCAGCAGCACAG GTATGTCCAGTCTGGTCAGCCAGCAGAACCCCCCTGCTATGACACATTCAACAGcctgccacctgctggcttgGAGGAGCCCAACCAGgtggagctgctgctgatggAGAACGAGAGGCTGAGACAAGAACTGGAGGCTCACAGGGAGAAGAGCGGCCGTATTCAAAAG TTGGAGCAGGAGATCCAGCGTATTTCGGAGGCCCATGAGACACTGAGGGAGGCCAGCAATAAGAGAGAGAACTTGGAACAGACACTGAGGAGGAGGCTTGTGGCTGAAGTCAGGAGGCTGcaggatttcaacagagaccttaGAG AAAACCTGGAAAATGCCAGGACGCACGTTGCAAAAGAAGTCAAGGCGGCCGACCATAACCAGAACATCATGGCAAAGCTCCTTGAACAAA ATGAGGAGCAGAATGCCGAGCGGGAGCGCATGGAGAGGGAGCTGCAGCGGCTGCGATCCACAGCTGAGGAGCAGAACCTCAGGGCCAAACGACTCGAGGAGGCCCTCGAGGCTGCTCGAGGACGAGGTCGCCAGCTCGAGGAggagctgaggaggaaaaggGCGTATGTAGAAAAGGTGGAGAGGCTTCAGAGCGCGCTGGCTCAGCTCCAGTCCACCTGTGAGAAGAGGGAGAGCCTGGAGATGAAGCTGAGGACACGACTAGAGCAGGAGCTGAGGAGTCTGAGGGCACAACAG AGGCAGTCACAGCCCCCTGGAATGACCATGAACTCACTCCAAGAGCGCCTGCGGGAGCGTGAGGAGCGAATCCTTGCCCTCGAAGCCGACGTGGTGCGCTGGGAGCAGAAGTACCTGGAAGAGAGCACCATGAGGCAGTTTGCCATGGAGGTGGCTGCCACTGCCGCTGCCCAGAG GGACACCACAATCATTAACCACTCGCCCTGCCACTCCTCCAACAACAGCTTCAACGAGGACCTGCCAGTCGCCGACCACAGGAACCAGGAGATGGAGAACAG GATCCGTGCCCTCTATGCTCAGATTTTGGAAAAAGATGCCGTGATCAAAATCCTCAACCAGCGGCTGCACCAGGACCAGGGTCGAAAGGACGAGCAAAGTCCACCTGCAAACCTCCTGAATGCAGCGGGGGCAACCCTCCGACCTGCGTCCTCCACTCCCTCCATCAGCCCCACAAAGAGCAACACTAAGACACGAG GTAAGAGTCTGTCAGATGATCAGACTTTGCCCAGTCGTCAGTTCTCTGCTCAGTCTGAACCTGGGACACTAGAACGGCAGGAGGAGGGAACCAAAACCAAAGAGGCAGCCACTACAACTAAGCTCAACAGTG ACAAGGCAGCGCCTAAGAAGTTGCTATTAAACCCCTTCAGAGGCCTGGATGAGCTGGATTCGGAGGCAGTGGAAATCTTCATTTAA